The Lineus longissimus chromosome 2, tnLinLong1.2, whole genome shotgun sequence genome window below encodes:
- the LOC135483824 gene encoding uncharacterized protein LOC135483824: MNGPSFTTNTILRDPFLIKHLNENQFRENLHKGFLQFTFLIKQVYGPFTPEPVSEEEEEEEELPPKRKLKRLSKAWVSQSNASKRTSSSISLKEKHWKAMLLLKYKGADSKGKKDKLKDAKNSTKGAKGPVKLPSIKKSKPEDAADKQRVRYVFRYSESLDRFKQQKYEDVLLSMGVNPNSVDISKIDFTAIDDPALLEVNLDWCRVGTFVEDAARPVTSYQSQYGDVAEADKFSVLFGQSRAPSRKSVISLVSERSNLGLETPVRQVGCVPRLPPIGEK, from the coding sequence ATGAACGGGCCGTCGTTTACCACGAACACGATCCTACGGGATCCCTTCCTCATCAAGCACCTGAACGAGAACCAATTTCGAGAAAACCTCCACAAAGGCTTTCTACAATTCACATTTCTGATTAAACAGGTCTATGGTCCGTTTACACCGGAACCTGTTTcagaagaggaagaggaggaagaagaactGCCACCCAAACGCAAACTTAAACGTCTTTCAAAGGCCTGGGTTTCTCAAAGTAACGCGAGCAAGAGAACATCCAGCAGTATATCATTAAAGGAGAAACACTGGAAGGCGATGCTACTACTAAAATACAAAGGTGCTGATAGTAAGGGGAAGAAGGACAAACTTAAGGATGCAAAGAACTCGACAAAGGGTGCAAAAGGTCCGGTTAAACTACCAAGTATCAAGAAATCAAAACCTGAGGATGCAGCGGACAAGCAACGCGTTCGATACGTGTTTCGGTATTCGGAATCGTTGGATCGGTTCAAGCAGCAGAAATACGAGGATGTACTGCTCTCAATGGGTGTCAACCCAAACTCggttgatatttcaaaaatagACTTTACGGCAATTGATGACCCGGCGCTTTTGGAAGTCAATCTTGATTGGTGCAGAGTAGGAACTTTCGTTGAGGATGCTGCGCGCCCCGTGACATCATACCAATCACAGTACGGTGACGTCGCCGAGGCGGATAAGTTTTCGGTACTTTTCGGACAATCTCGGGCACCTTCGCGGAAAAGTGTCATCAGCCTTGTGAGCGAGAGGAGTAACTTGGGTCTAGAGACGCCTGTCAGGCAAGTGGGTTGCGTCCCACGTTTACCACCTATCGGAGAGAAGTAA
- the LOC135483826 gene encoding uncharacterized protein LOC135483826, with protein MAQSVASRVAALRDGEHQGYAITAAPRPKISDHDDPDKGRHRQREREVNRLKQSMLAYTDKVKQLTSERHSMQSTGKFGNDLQVTAQHITRSSSLPRLSNRDRRVQWLREHFSRSNDTCMGFYKDRLGIDKDIGSRNNMASHKDQPKRPKKGRGRKHPEEFERGKQAWREGNQAEHWQVGTSYVLGQKDDIGYDKDTSRKVDTDNSRNGDDSKKGVEEEETLQKPEEEKCVVTMSAVEKHLKVRQVHHADRRHRQTSFKGVITALVPSEQEDVKEEGVLDSRGHAANLSNRKSQKSIGVDHSNEAKLTQQRHTKQEKLEEQFFTSASLRNSEGRRLQVDTMEKHPDPVPLSPKPDDLKKHWDTRKHNLSRMNIRKNKRRQKRHGVRTTELNVIPENSIFVCKQTPYEPQSTPHENRVSSILENIQESIEENDRFSSSHASVSNIEIVRDLDSSKDKMVINIKIMREPKHKTPEDTISATDTIKRIQHSLPEGTRLVLPPLLSSTKRKQKKIKRLRYLRDG; from the coding sequence ATGGCGCAGTCAGTAGCAAGTCGAGTTGCCGCACTTCGAGATGGTGAGCATCAAGGATACGCCATCACGGCTGCACCACGACCAAAGATCAGTGATCATGACGACCCTGACAAGGGAAGACATCGCCAGCGAGAACGGGAAGTGAATCGCTTGAAACAGTCCATGCTTGCTTACACGGATAAGGTAAAGCAGTTGACTTCTGAAAGACATTCTATGCAAAGTACGGGCAAGTTTGGGAATGATTTGCAGGTGACTGCGCAACATATCACTCGGTCAAGTAGTTTACCGCGGCTCAGTAACCGAGATCGGAGGGTGCAGTGGCTTCGTGAGCATTTCTCAAGGTCTAACGATACATGCATGGGCTTCTATAAGGACAGATTGGGAATTGATAAGGATATTGGTTCTAGAAACAATATGGCCAGTCACAAAGATCAGCCGAAACGGCCGAAGAAGGGACGAGGGAGAAAGCACCCGGAGGAATTTGAACGCGGTAAACAGGCTTGGCGTGAAGGAAATCAGGCAGAACATTGGCAGGTTGGTACCTCTTATGTGCTTGGACAAAAGGATGACATCGGGTATGACAAGGATACATCAAGGAAAGTGGACACTGACAATTCTAGAAACGGTGATGATTCGAAAAAAGGAGTTGAGGAGGAGGAAACATTGCAGAAGCCAGAAGAGGAGAAGTGTGTTGTTACTATGTCTGCAGTTGAAAAACATTTGAAGGTGCGTCAGGTCCATCATGCGGATAGACGACATAGGCAGACCAGCTTCAAAGGCGTAATCACTGCACTGGTGCCGTCAGAGCAAGAGGATGTCAAAGAAGAAGGGGTTTTAGATAGTAGGGGCCATGCGGCAAATTTGAGCAATAGGAAGAGTCAAAAATCCATCGGTGTAGATCATTCAAATGAAGCAAAACTGACTCAACAGAGACACACCAAACAAGAAAAACTCGAGGAACAGTTTTTCACTTCGGCTTCCCTTAGAAATAGTGAAGGCCGTCGGTTGCAGGTTGACACAATGGAGAAACACCCAGATCCTGTCCCGCTTTCACCAAAACCAGATGACTTAAAGAAACACTGGGACACCAGGAAACACAACTTGTCCCGTATGAACATTCGTAAAAATAAAAGGCGTCAAAAACGCCATGGAGTCAGAACGACTGAACTGAACGTAATACCGGAAAATAGCATTTTTGTGTGCAAGCAAACACCGTATGAACCTCAATCAACCCCGCACGAGAACCGAGTCTCATCGATCCTAGAAAATATCCAGGAAAGtattgaagaaaatgacagatttTCAAGCAGTCATGCATCTGTGTCTAACATTGAGATCGTCAGAGATCTTGATTCTTCTAAAGACAAAATGGTGATAAATATAAAAATTATGCGCGAACCGAAACACAAGACGCCAGAAGACACAATCTCGGCAACTGACACTATAAAACGGATACAGCATAGCTTACCCGAAGGGACAAGGTTGGTTTTGCCGCCCCTTTTGAGCAGCACTAAGAGGAAACAGAAGAAAATCAAGCGGCTCCGGTATCTTAGAGATGGATAA
- the LOC135483171 gene encoding phosphoethanolamine N-methyltransferase-like → MDSTKKGIKEMKLYEDVHRIYKDLAELSYGPGDKLDVDVVSKYDQYHYHGTEAIDEAIKSLGITEESRVLDVGSGIGGPARYLAKVTNCQVMALDLQQDLNAVAEDLTKRCGLADRVTHKCGDIMVDLPDEMGYDFVVSWLVFLHIPDKASLFDVCRKNLKSGGKMFIEDFFAKFPFTDDEKDVLAHSVFCRELPTKEQYEDALKVAGFVNIKYEDVTEDWLQFVQGRANAYMEESSRHARVYGEVTYMNQQDFYNNVVDLFKGGHLGGAKIEATRAE, encoded by the exons ATGGATTCTACAAAAAAGGGAATAAAGGAAATGAAATTAT ATGAGGATGTGCATAGAATTTACAAAGATCTTGCTGAG TTGTCATACGGTCCCGGTGATAAGCTAGATGTTGACGTCGTCTCCAAATACGATCAGTATCACTACCATGGCACCGAGGCTATAGATGAGGCCATCAAGAGTTTAGGCATAAC GGAGGAAAGTCGAGTTCTTGATGTTGGATCTGGAATTGGAGGCCCAGCAAGGTATTTAGCAAAGGTAACAAACTGCCAGGTGATGGCCCTTGACCTGCAGCAAGACCTGAATGCAGTGGCTGAAGACCTAACGAAGCGATGTGGGCTTGCTGACCGAGTGACGCATAAGTGTGGAGACATAATGGTAGATTTACCTG ACGAGATGGGGTATGATTTCGTGGTTAGCTGGCTGGTCTTTCTTCACATTCCGGATAAGGCATCTTTATTCGACGTGTGTCGTAAAAATTTAAAGTCTGGAGGTAAAAT GTTTATAGAGGATTTCTTTGCAAAGTTTCCCTTTACCGACGACGAAAAAGATGTGCTTGCTCATTCTGTGTTCTGTCGCGAGCTGCCCACCAAGGAACAGTATGAAGATGCGCTGAAAGTTGCCGGCTTTGTCAACATCAAG TATGAGGACGTGACCGAGGACTGGTTACAGTTTGTCCAGGGCCGTGCCAACGCCTATATGGAAGAAAGTTCGCGCCACGCCAGGGTCTACGGAGAGGTGACTTACATGAACCAACAAGACTTCTACAACAATGTGGTCGACCTTTTTAAAGGTGGACATTTGGGTGGTGCGAAGATTGAAGCGACAAGGGCGGAGTGA
- the LOC135483170 gene encoding UDP-glucuronosyltransferase 1A9-like isoform X1, with protein MLSRQFFLDPYMVMDGTASIIAIVATILAALHQIGARRVLLLPGPTKGHISRLASIGEGLAKRGHQVVVALHKDFKCPESARKLGVSVLYYGHHGKMNHGADSNHIYHNHFLTETLHNEFRQLEGAIWDKAFEACTSVLSDLPLFKKFKALNLDFVLVDGHFAYRCLYIVPHKLGVPYGSFTEALPTDLVSTLMTIPSFHPHQMSMDCRSPDMDFHGRFKNSVEMILGALYIYFKTEDNTYRQYSQDKPYVSLRELAEGTHLWILDLDPLLDFAYPAMPNVVYSGGINLKVQPLSLPPDLEEFANSADDGLIVVTFGSGLQNVPNHHADKMAQVFGKLTQKVIWRNQGKPNVKLPKNVKLMDMIPLEGLLHHQKTKLFISHCGPGGQNQAIFHGVPMLAFPVTGEQLYNAMRLEIKGIGIKLDFLNFTTGEFERSIRDIIEYNTSYSTTAKFYSQMLKDRPYDVHDTVMYWLEHVMQYGGEHLRSQTVQLTWYQLLLFDVSSVLAVAVIVISIATFFLIRILCRCCYRMKALLDRFADEKIKMD; from the exons ATGCTTTCTCGTCAGTTTTTTCTCGATCCTTATATG GTGATGGACGGAACAGCTTCTATCATCGCGATAGTGGCTACCATCCTCGCGGCTCTGCACCAGATAGGCGCAAGACGTGTCTTGCTCCTCCCAGGTCCGACAAAGGGGCATATTAGTCGCCTGGCATCTATCGGAGAAGGTTTGGCAAAGCGTGGACACCAAGTAGTCGTAGCCCTACACAAGGATTTCAAATGCCCAGAAAGTGCTCGGAAACTGGGGGTGTCTGTCCTGTATTACGGTCATCATGGTAAAATGAATCACGGTGCTGACAGCAATCACATCTACCATAACCACTTCCTCACAGAAACTCTCCATAACGAATTCCGCCAACTGGAGGGAGCGATTTGGGACAAGGCGTTTGAAGCGTGTACCTCGGTATTAAGTGATTTACCCCTATTCAAGAAATTCAAGGCTCTTAATCTCGATTTTGTCTTAGTAGACGGTCATTTCGCTTACAGGTGTTTGTACATTGTACCTCATAAACTCGGGGTCCCATACGGTAGTTTTACCGAGGCACTGCCCACGGACCTAGTTTCAACCTTAATGACAATTCCGTCCTTTCATCCGCACCAAATGTCCATGGACTGCAGATCGCCTGATATGGACTTTCACGGACGATTCAAAAATAGTGTGGAAATGATCTTGGGCGCGTTGTATATTTATTTCAAGACAGAAGATAATACTTACAGACAGTATTCACAGGACAAACCTTACGTTTCTCTCAGGGAATTGGCTgaagggacccatctgtggattCTCGACCTTGATCCCTTGCTGGACTTCGCATATCCCGCCATGCCTAATGTTGTTTACAGCGGTGGGATTAATTTGAAGGTACAGCCTTTGAGTCTGCCGCCCGATCTGGAAGAGTTTGCTAATAGTGCAGATGATGGTCTTATCGTCGTTACATTTGGAAGTGGACTCCAGAATGTCCCAAACCACCACGCCGACAAAATGGCGCAGGTTTTCGGGAAATTGACGCAAAAGGTTATTTGGCGCAATCAGGGAAAACCGAACGTGAAACTACCAAAAAATGTGAAACTCATGGACATGATTCCTCTTGAAGGTCTATTGCATCACCAAAAAACTAAGCTTTTTATCAGCCACTGTGGTCCCGGAGGCCAAAACCAGGCAATCTTTCATGGTGTTCCGATGCTTGCGTTTCCGGTAACTGGTGAACAGCTATACAACGCAATGCGTTTAGAAATCAAAGGCATCGGTATTAAGTTAGACTTCTTAAACTTCACGACTGGGGAGTTTGAGCGAAGTATTAGAGATATCATTGAGTACAATACGTCCTACTCTACAACTGCCAAATTTTATTCGCAAATGTTAAAAGATAGACCGTATGACGTCCATGATACTGTGATGTATTGGCTCGAACACGTGATGCAGTATGGCGGCGAACACCTGCGCAGTCAGACTGTTCAGCTCACTTGGTACCagttattgctcttcgatgttAGTTCTGTCCTTGCTGTGGCGGTGATTGTTATCTCAATCGCCACGTTTTTCTTGATCAGGATACTTTGTAGGTGTTGTTACCGGATGAAGGCATTGTTAGATCGTTTTGCGGATGAGAAAATAAAGATGGACTAA
- the LOC135483170 gene encoding UDP-glucuronosyltransferase 1A9-like isoform X2, with the protein MDGTASIIAIVATILAALHQIGARRVLLLPGPTKGHISRLASIGEGLAKRGHQVVVALHKDFKCPESARKLGVSVLYYGHHGKMNHGADSNHIYHNHFLTETLHNEFRQLEGAIWDKAFEACTSVLSDLPLFKKFKALNLDFVLVDGHFAYRCLYIVPHKLGVPYGSFTEALPTDLVSTLMTIPSFHPHQMSMDCRSPDMDFHGRFKNSVEMILGALYIYFKTEDNTYRQYSQDKPYVSLRELAEGTHLWILDLDPLLDFAYPAMPNVVYSGGINLKVQPLSLPPDLEEFANSADDGLIVVTFGSGLQNVPNHHADKMAQVFGKLTQKVIWRNQGKPNVKLPKNVKLMDMIPLEGLLHHQKTKLFISHCGPGGQNQAIFHGVPMLAFPVTGEQLYNAMRLEIKGIGIKLDFLNFTTGEFERSIRDIIEYNTSYSTTAKFYSQMLKDRPYDVHDTVMYWLEHVMQYGGEHLRSQTVQLTWYQLLLFDVSSVLAVAVIVISIATFFLIRILCRCCYRMKALLDRFADEKIKMD; encoded by the coding sequence ATGGACGGAACAGCTTCTATCATCGCGATAGTGGCTACCATCCTCGCGGCTCTGCACCAGATAGGCGCAAGACGTGTCTTGCTCCTCCCAGGTCCGACAAAGGGGCATATTAGTCGCCTGGCATCTATCGGAGAAGGTTTGGCAAAGCGTGGACACCAAGTAGTCGTAGCCCTACACAAGGATTTCAAATGCCCAGAAAGTGCTCGGAAACTGGGGGTGTCTGTCCTGTATTACGGTCATCATGGTAAAATGAATCACGGTGCTGACAGCAATCACATCTACCATAACCACTTCCTCACAGAAACTCTCCATAACGAATTCCGCCAACTGGAGGGAGCGATTTGGGACAAGGCGTTTGAAGCGTGTACCTCGGTATTAAGTGATTTACCCCTATTCAAGAAATTCAAGGCTCTTAATCTCGATTTTGTCTTAGTAGACGGTCATTTCGCTTACAGGTGTTTGTACATTGTACCTCATAAACTCGGGGTCCCATACGGTAGTTTTACCGAGGCACTGCCCACGGACCTAGTTTCAACCTTAATGACAATTCCGTCCTTTCATCCGCACCAAATGTCCATGGACTGCAGATCGCCTGATATGGACTTTCACGGACGATTCAAAAATAGTGTGGAAATGATCTTGGGCGCGTTGTATATTTATTTCAAGACAGAAGATAATACTTACAGACAGTATTCACAGGACAAACCTTACGTTTCTCTCAGGGAATTGGCTgaagggacccatctgtggattCTCGACCTTGATCCCTTGCTGGACTTCGCATATCCCGCCATGCCTAATGTTGTTTACAGCGGTGGGATTAATTTGAAGGTACAGCCTTTGAGTCTGCCGCCCGATCTGGAAGAGTTTGCTAATAGTGCAGATGATGGTCTTATCGTCGTTACATTTGGAAGTGGACTCCAGAATGTCCCAAACCACCACGCCGACAAAATGGCGCAGGTTTTCGGGAAATTGACGCAAAAGGTTATTTGGCGCAATCAGGGAAAACCGAACGTGAAACTACCAAAAAATGTGAAACTCATGGACATGATTCCTCTTGAAGGTCTATTGCATCACCAAAAAACTAAGCTTTTTATCAGCCACTGTGGTCCCGGAGGCCAAAACCAGGCAATCTTTCATGGTGTTCCGATGCTTGCGTTTCCGGTAACTGGTGAACAGCTATACAACGCAATGCGTTTAGAAATCAAAGGCATCGGTATTAAGTTAGACTTCTTAAACTTCACGACTGGGGAGTTTGAGCGAAGTATTAGAGATATCATTGAGTACAATACGTCCTACTCTACAACTGCCAAATTTTATTCGCAAATGTTAAAAGATAGACCGTATGACGTCCATGATACTGTGATGTATTGGCTCGAACACGTGATGCAGTATGGCGGCGAACACCTGCGCAGTCAGACTGTTCAGCTCACTTGGTACCagttattgctcttcgatgttAGTTCTGTCCTTGCTGTGGCGGTGATTGTTATCTCAATCGCCACGTTTTTCTTGATCAGGATACTTTGTAGGTGTTGTTACCGGATGAAGGCATTGTTAGATCGTTTTGCGGATGAGAAAATAAAGATGGACTAA